A stretch of Cucumis sativus cultivar 9930 chromosome 2, Cucumber_9930_V3, whole genome shotgun sequence DNA encodes these proteins:
- the LOC101216525 gene encoding sugar transporter ERD6-like 6 — protein MSFRDDSEDGRDIRKPFLHTGSWYRMGSRQSSLMGSSQAIRDNSISVVACVLIVALGPIQFGFTGGYSSPTQLAITRDLGLTVSEYSLFGSLSNVGAMVGAITSGQLAEYIGRKGALMIAAIPNIIGWLAISFAKDSSFLYMGRLLEGFGVGIISYTVPVYIAEISPQNLRGSLGSVNQLSVTLGIMLSYLLGLFVPWRILAVLGILPCTILIPGLFFIPESPRWLAKMGMTEEFETSLQVLRGFDTDITVEVNEIKRSVASANRRRTIRFADLKQRRYWLPLSIGIGLLILQQLSGINGVLFYSSTIFASAGITSSNAATFGLGAIQVVATAVTTWVIDRAGRRLLLIISSVGMTLSLLIVAVAFFLKDAVSEDSSLYSIAGIVSVVGVVAMVVTFSLGVGAIPWIIMSEILPVNIKGLAGSIATLANWFSAWAVTMSANLLLQWSSGGTFTIYLVVTAFMVLFVTLWVPETKGRTLEEIQFSFR, from the exons ATGAGCTTCAGGGATGATAGTGAAGATGGGAGGGACATCAGGAAGCCATTTCTGCACACGGGGAGTTGGTATCGAATGGGTTCCAGACAATCCAGTTTGATGGGTTCGTCTCAGGCTATTCGTGATAACTCCATCTCTGTTGTTGCTTGTGTTCTCATCGTTGCTTTGGGCCCTATCCAGTTTGGTTTCACG GGAGGGTATTCATCACCGACCCAATTGGCAATAACTCGGGATCTTGGACTTACTGTCTCAGAG TATTCTTTATTTGGTTCTTTAAGCAATGTTGGTGCTATGGTTGGGGCCATAACCAGCGGTCAGTTGGCTGAGTATATTGGCCGGAAAGGG GCCTTAATGATTGCTGCAATTCCCAATATCATAGGCTGGCTTGCTATATCATTTGCAAAA GATTCGTCTTTCCTTTACATGGGGAGGTTACTGGAAGGTTTTGGCGTGGGAATAATCTCTTATACG GTCCCCGTTTATATTGCTGAAATTTCACCCCAAAACTTGAGAGGAAGTCTTGGTTCAGTCAATCAG CTATCTGTTACCTTGGGAATAATGCTGTCTTATCTGCTGGGACTATTCGTACCATGGAGAATACTTGCAGTATTAG GAATTTTGCCTTGTACAATATTGATACCTGGATTGTTTTTCATCCCAGAATCTCCAAGATGGCTG GCAAAGATGGGAATGACAGAGGAGTTTGAAACATCTTTGCAAGTTCTTCGTGGGTTTGACACAGATATTACCGTTGAAGTAAATGAAATCAAG AGATCTGTAGCTTCAGCCAACAGAAGAAGAACTATTAGATTTGCTGATCTGAAGCAGAGAAGATACTGGTTGCCTTTATCG ATTGGCATAGGATTACTTATCCTGCAGCAACTGAGTGGAATTAATGGCGTTTTATTCTACTCCAGTACCATCTTTGCATCCGCCG GTATTACCTCAAGTAATGCAGCTACATTTGGCCTTGGCGCTATCCAG GTTGTTGCCACTGCAGTTACAACGTGGGTGATCGACCGAGCCGGACGTCGTCTTCTACTTATT aTCTCCTCTGTTGGAATGACTCTTAGCCTTTTGATTGTTGCTGTGGCATTCTTTCTGAAG GACGCTGTCTCTGAGGATTCCAGTTTGTATAGTATAGCGGGGATCGTGTCGGTAGTTGGAGTTGTG GCCATGGTTGTCACTTTCTCTCTGGGTGTTGGAGCAATTCCATGGATCATAATGTCTGAG ATTCTTCCTGTGAATATCAAGGGTCTTGCTGGTAGTATAGCAACACTAGCCAATTGGTTTAGCGCATGGGCAGTCACAATGTCAGCGAACCTGCTCTTACAATGGAGCAGCGGAG GAACATTCACAATTTACTTGGTGGTGACTGCTTTCATGGTGCTATTTGTTACACTTTGGGTTCCTGAGACCAAAGGCAGGACCCTTGAAGAAATCCAATTTTCCTTTAGATGa
- the LOC105434645 gene encoding uncharacterized protein LOC105434645 codes for MLYENFDPLFPEQPVVDRYLPVWASLPAFQSKPAFIWSEDGTAKAINEDSFLTYRQLHDSVQLITEQLLRQLRRRDTVVVLCSAGLDFVQLIYGCQRAGLVSVPISPPDVFSENENCHHLARALSQTKPRAAIAHQSYINTVFRYISSSADKKLALLLKGVRWISMESLKQPHKESELNQHKHQSSFYHSSSYSGCNPDDPYLIQYTSGATAISKAVVITAGAAAHNVRAARKAYDLNPNDLIVSWLPQYHDCGLMFLLLTVITGATCVLTSPISFVTQPITWLHLITAFKATCTPVPSFTLPLVLKRVGYSSGRAGNLDLRSLRNLILINEPIYRSTVEEFVEVFKTVGLDPGCVSPSYGLAENCTFVSTAWCGGGGFPAMPSYRQLLPSGRLRDGMCKEIEVVVVNEETGEVVEDGVEGEIWVSSPSNALGYLGHPSVTEETFHSKLKNKSSLNFVRTGDRGVIKGSDRFLFVIGRCSDVIKLNNNNQQIHPHYIESTSYNNFSAYLRGGCIAAVKVSGTIALVAEMQRDDRHDAELLRKICEDIRKAVLIEEGIELGLVVLVKRGNVSKTTSGKVKRWVVKEKLAGGGLGVLMAFEFGKNCVDLKRKGEFETRPVLISML; via the exons ATGTTATACGAGAATTTTGATCCTTTATTCCCGGAGCAGCCGGTGGTCGACAGGTATCTCCCAGTTTGGGCGAGCCTTCCAGCCTTCCAGTCGAAGCCAGCGTTCATCTGGTCGGAAGACGGCACTGCCAAGGCCATAAATGAAGACTCATTTCTAACATACCGGCAACTTCACGACTCCGTTCAGTTAATCACTGAACAGTTGCTCAGGCAGTTGCGGCGGCGCGATACGGTGGTTGTATTGTGCTCGGCGGGGCTGGACTTTGTCCAGCTAATATATGGTTGTCAAAGAGCTGGGCTAGTGAGTGTCCCAATCAGCCCCCCGGACGTTTTTTCTGAGAATGAAAATTGTCACCATCTTGCTAGAGCTCTATCCCAGACTAAACCCCGTGCTGCCATAGCTCACCAGTCTTACATCAACACCGTTTTTCG gtacATCTCATCTTCGGCCGACAAGAAGTTGGCTTTGTTATTGAAGGGCGTGCGATGGATTTCAATGGAGAGTTTAAAACAACCCCACAAAGAATCAGAGCTCAATCAACACAAACACCAATCGTCTTTTTATCATTCTTCCTCGTACTCCGGCTGTAATCCAGACGACCCTTATTTAATCCAGTACACCTCCGGCGCCACCGCAATTTCCAAGGCGGTGGTGATTACCGCCGGCGCTGCCGCCCACAACGTCCGCGCGGCAAGAAAAGCCTACGACTTAAACCCAAACGACCTCATCGTTTCATGGCTCCCACAGTACCACGACTGTGGCCTTATGTTCCTTCTCTTAACCGTCATCACAGGGGCCACGTGTGTACTAACTTCACCCATCTCATTCGTCACCCAACCAATAACGTGGCTCCACCTCATCACAGCTTTCAAAGCCACGTGCACTCCCGTGCCGTCTTTCACTCTCCCACTCGTACTCAAGCGGGTGGGTTATTCAAGTGGGCGGGCGGGTAATTTGGATTTGCGGAGCTTGaggaatttgattttgattaatgAACCGATTTACCGGTCTACGGTGGAGGAGTTTGTGGAAGTGTTTAAGACCGTTGGGTTGGACCCGGGTTGTGTTTCTCCGTCGTATGGGTTGGCGGAGAATTGTACTTTTGTTTCGACGGCGTGGTGTGGCGGTGGTGGGTTCCCGGCGATGCCGAGTTACCGGCAGTTGTTGCCAAGTGGGAGGTTGAGGGATGGGATGTGTAAGGAGATTGAGGTTGTGGTTGTTAATGAAGAAACTGGGGAGGTGGTTGAGGATGGCGTTGAAGGAGAAATTTGGGTCTCCTCGCCTAGCAATGCCTTGG GTTATCTTGGCCATCCATCTGTAACCGAAGAGACATTCCACAGTAAACTCAAGAACAAATCAAGCCTCAATTTCGTCCGCACAGGCGACAGAGGAGTAATTAAAGGCTCCGACAGGTTCCTCTTCGTCATCGGCCGGTGTTCAGACgtaatcaaattaaacaacaacaaccaaCAAATCCATCCGCATTACATCGAATCCACATCTTACAACAATTTCTCCGCCTATCTTCGAGGCGGCTGCATCGCCGCCGTCAAGGTATCGGGGACAATCGCCCTAGTTGCCGAGATGCAGAGAGACGACAGACACGACGCGGAATTGCTGAGAAAAATATGCGAAGACATTAGAAAAGCAGTGTTGATTGAAGAGGGAATAGAATTAGGGCTTGTGGTTTTGGTGAAAAGGGGAAATGTGTCCAAAACGACGTCGGGAAAAGTGAAGAGATGGGTTGTGAAGGAGAAGCTCGCCGGCGGCGGATTGGGGGTTTTGATGGCCTTCGAATTTGGAAAAAACTGTGTGGatttgaagagaaaaggagAGTTTGAAACTCGTCCTGTTCTGATCTCTATGCTTTAA
- the LOC101216040 gene encoding zinc-finger homeodomain protein 5, which translates to MDMREQEKEVIMPGANSGAAAYGHIFGETSSERIHNGSHHHIQTDHHDAGENVGGGGGGGGGGGGGGGGGGGGGGNFSAGGRSKVRGGVSGVRYRECLKNHAASVGGNIYDGCGEFMPSGEDGTLEALKCAACECHRNFHRKEIDGETQLNISPNYRRGLMLNHLQLPPPLPSPSALHGHHKFSMALNLHSSPTAPIIAPMNVAFAGGGGNESSSEDLNVFHSNAEVMPPSSFSLSKKRFRTKFTQEQKDRMLEFAEKVGWRIQKQDEEEVERFCTEVGVKRQVLKVWMHNNKNTVKKQNENHEPELAGTGAGAGITNES; encoded by the coding sequence ATGGATATGAGAGAACAAGAGAAGGAAGTAATAATGCCTGGAGCTAATTCTGGTGCCGCTGCTTATGGTCATATTTTTGGGGAAACTTCTTCCGAAAGGATTCATAATGGTTCTCATCACCATATCCAAACAGACCACCACGATGCCGGTGAGAATGTTGGCGGCGGCggcggaggaggaggaggaggaggaggaggtggaGGTGGCGGCGGTGGGGGTGGTGGTAATTTTTCCGCTGGCGGTAGATCCAAGGTGCGAGGGGGTGTTTCTGGAGTTAGATATCGTGAATGTTTGAAGAATCACGCGGCGAGCGTTGGGGGGAATATTTACGACGGATGTGGAGAGTTTATGCCGAGTGGTGAAGACGGAACCCTAGAGGCTTTGAAATGTGCTGCTTGTGAATGTCACCGGAATTTTCACCGGAAAGAAATTGACGGCGAGACTCAATTGAATATCAGTCCTAATTACAGAAGAGGCTTAATGTTGAACCATCTCCAGCTTCCTCCGCCATTACCATCTCCTTCAGCTCTTCACGGTCACCATAAATTCTCCATGGCATTAAACCTCCATTCTAGTCCTACTGCTCCAATCATCGCTCCGATGAACGTCGCCTTCGCCGGCGGTGGAGGAAACGAGTCTTCCAGTGAGGACTTAAACGTTTTTCACTCCAATGCGGAGGTTATGCCGCCGTCTTCTTTCTCCTTGTCGAAAAAGCGTTTCCGTACAAAGTTCACACAGGAGCAAAAGGATCGGATGCTCGAGTTCGCTGAGAAAGTCGGATGGAGGATTCAGAAgcaagatgaagaagaagtggAAAGATTCTGTACGGAAGTCGGAGTGAAACGGCAAGTCCTCAAAGTCTGGATGCATAACAACAAGAACACTGTGAAGAAGCAGAACGAAAATCACGAACCTGAACTCGCCGGTACCGGCGCCGGTGCCGGCATTACGAATGAATCGTAA